One genomic region from Anguilla rostrata isolate EN2019 chromosome 2, ASM1855537v3, whole genome shotgun sequence encodes:
- the LOC135249417 gene encoding uncharacterized protein LOC135249417: MMESKCSISLFSSSDLNQKPGLNTPEPECVTAHSRVSDVHHTHTSLIKIETDLGSSHTGNLIKTESLDSAELGYVTHLHPDEIKTEADDGGYRQAEHISDLQDIICVNIKSDEMKCESSEGLVSALMNTVITGAGVDHKDQTEPWKYTGGPMLTQRSNLNPHCDVINGNKHVQDLPRVLTPPVITGEDSEESAGPDGQLGYQHVTRLASALVDLRELDFVSDAKVDKLVCLWTALPDADKSRLVYPSRHQERLVKGRFKATKSKTSVMPGKESLQRCLLGQASGPASWPSASRLVEAICSQLCRLHPTGYTSSGVRRTRWAAVLADYTHIRELVLDNPRLMAQTTLQLFELNQRTLSQWFSRRQKEWERTVLEQAVVAPSTPAVASQPLPRQLLRGEVSGQPPFVFVTPEDRSRQATQHRRIAHAHILPSSGVPAQLDTATPPPVPRTTAWRRRKEAERARAGGAIPPKRRNPVEYICAQCKQPKRREFGHSRFGKVSFCAAAAGRSVEEWLAEMKGARERSVQEGAQERSAQEDADPPAGRRTPYPCK, encoded by the exons ATGATGGAAAGTAAATGCtctatttctttatttagcTCTTCGGATTTAAATCAAAAGCCAGGACTCAACACACCTGAGccagagtgtgttacagcacacagcagggtcagtgatgtacaccacacacacacatcactgattAAAATAGAAACTGATCTGGGCTCCTCCCACACTGGCAATCTTATTAAGACCGAGAGCCTCGACAGTGCAGAGCTGGGATATGTAACCCATCTGCACCCTGACGAGATCAAAACAGAAGCTGATGATGGAGGATACCGTCAGGCAGAACACATCAGTGACTTGCAGGATATTATATGTGTTAATATTAAATCTGATGAAATGAAGTGTGAATCCAGTGAAGGTTTAGTGAGTGCTCTCATGAATACTGTGATAACTGGAGCTGGTGTTGATCACAAAGACCAGACTGAACCATGGAAATATACAGGAGGGCCAATGCTGACCCAACGGAGTAATTTAAATCCTCACTGTGACGTAATCAATGGAAACAAGCATGTCCAGGATCTTCCCCGGGTACTCACTCCACCGGTTATCACCGGGGAAGACTCTGAG GAGTCCGCAGGCCCTGACGGACAGCTGGGCTACCAGCACGTTACCCGGCTGGCCAGTGCCTTAGTGGACTTGCGGGAACTGGACTTCGTGTCGGACGCCAAGGTGGACAAGCTGGTGTGTCTGTGGACCGCTCTCCCAGACGCAGACAAAAGCCGGCTTGTCTACCCTTCCCGGCACCAGGAGAGGCTCGTGAAGGGGCGGTTCAAGGCAACGAAGAGCAAGACCTCTGTCATGCCAGGAAAGGAGAGTCTCCAACG TTGCCTTCTTGGACAAGCCTCGGGTCCTGCAAGTTGGCCGAGCGCCAGTCGCCTGGTGGAGGCCATTTGCAGCCAGCTCTGCCGCCTGCACCCCACCGGATACACGTCCAGCGGAGTCCGGAGGACGCGGTGGGCGGCAGTGCTCGCGGATTATACCCACATCCGCGAGCTCGTGCTGGACAACCCGAGGCTGATGGCCCAGACCACACTGCAACTGTTCGAGCTGAACCAGCGCACTCTCTCCCAGTG GTTCTCCCGGAGGCAGAAGGAGTGGGAGAGAACTGTGCTGGAGCAGGCCGTGGTGGCTCCCTCTACTCCGGCTGTCGCTTCCCAGCCGTTGCCACGGCAGCTCCTTCGGGGTGAGGTGAGCGGACAGCCGCCATTCGTCTTCGTCACCCCAGAAGACCGGTCGCGCCAGGCCACCCAGCACAGACGGATCGCCCACGCGCACATCCTGCCATCCTCCGGCGTCCCAGCCCAGCTCGACACCGCCACGCCACCGCCCGTTCCGCGGACAACAGCGTGGCGGCGGCGCAAAGAGGCGGAGAGAGCGAGGGCGGGAGGCGCCATTCCGCCAAAGCGGCGGAATCCGGTGGAGTACATCTGCGCGCAGTGCAAACAGCCGAAGCGGCGGGAGTTCGGGCACAGCCGCTTCGGCAAAGTGTCTTtctgcgccgccgccgccggaaGGTCTGTGGAGGAGTGGCTGGCAGAGATGAAGGGCGCTCGGGAGCGAAGCGTCCAGGAGGGCGCTCAGGAGCGAAGTGCCCAGGAGGACGCTGATCCACCTGCTGGGCGGCGGACGCCTTATCCCTGTAAATAG